Proteins from a genomic interval of Marmoricola sp. OAE513:
- a CDS encoding DUF6049 family protein has protein sequence MKQPRRQPGRRPGLLAVVLLALLSALVGPLLTDSPARAADPVATGSTALSVHLARLSPAAIGTKGTLVLAGTVTNDSEDTWNAVNVHPFLSRSPMTTRDQLAAAAASDPETEVGTRLVEQNEFVAIGNLVPGQTAGFRIALKVKSLIGTAITGEQGVYWIGVHALGQNAQGGARETLGRARTFIPLVRSNEQTSVSVVVPVRERVRRDADGRVFGTTSWSSSLAPTGRLGRLASFIASAGTHPATLLIDPAVVDAVSDLKDDNKPLSFGKAEDEDPDDEPTSTPSGTTSRSSNRLEPIDRANAETWLSRIVTAAQTHTTLGLGYADPDANSLARRRPTLLKLADKLAAQTFTALDIPAVPALAPPGGWFDDDLLAAVPKESMILVEDHAAPRTRTRWRTTEQQDLVFSDSQVADGGPGPTSPTDALAYRQRILADAALRLPERSTSPLVVQLPNDWDPGTGWELADFFNSFDQPWLNLVPLAPTTDSTTPTFTATLGYPRSVRRAEVPLDNITVARTLTQTTTVLSSLLQSENTIAHDLAGAALSAVSNHARKEELLARQQVLATNTRMRNRLAKVEVIGTEFVTLSGGSGTLAVTLVNGLDQPIEVGVEPQTSDPDVRIDSTKPVRMAPGERTVLRLDAKSSNIGVTEVVLSPVTEDGTELGTPLSFRLRTSQVGMLIWGVLGAGGLLLVVMIARRIRKGLREHRWRRA, from the coding sequence GTGAAGCAGCCCCGACGCCAGCCCGGACGCCGTCCCGGGCTTCTCGCGGTGGTGCTGCTCGCCCTGCTGTCCGCCCTGGTCGGACCGTTGCTCACCGACTCCCCGGCGCGCGCCGCCGACCCGGTCGCGACCGGGAGCACGGCGCTGTCGGTGCACCTCGCCCGGCTCAGCCCGGCAGCCATCGGGACCAAGGGCACCCTGGTCCTGGCCGGCACGGTCACCAACGACTCCGAGGACACCTGGAACGCGGTCAACGTGCACCCGTTCCTCAGCCGTTCCCCGATGACCACCCGCGACCAGCTCGCCGCCGCGGCGGCCTCCGACCCGGAGACCGAGGTCGGCACCAGGCTGGTGGAGCAGAACGAGTTCGTCGCGATCGGCAACCTGGTCCCCGGCCAGACGGCCGGCTTCCGGATCGCGCTCAAGGTCAAGAGCCTGATCGGGACCGCGATCACCGGGGAGCAGGGCGTCTACTGGATCGGCGTGCACGCGCTCGGCCAGAACGCCCAGGGCGGCGCGCGCGAGACCCTCGGCCGGGCCCGCACGTTCATCCCGCTCGTCCGCAGCAACGAGCAGACCTCGGTCTCCGTCGTGGTCCCGGTGCGCGAACGAGTACGCCGCGACGCCGACGGCCGCGTCTTCGGCACGACCAGCTGGTCGAGCTCGCTCGCCCCGACGGGTCGCCTGGGTCGGCTGGCCTCCTTCATCGCCTCTGCCGGAACGCACCCGGCCACCCTGCTGATCGACCCGGCCGTCGTCGACGCCGTCAGCGACCTCAAGGACGACAACAAGCCGCTGTCGTTCGGCAAGGCCGAGGACGAGGATCCCGACGACGAGCCCACCTCAACCCCCAGCGGGACCACCTCTCGCTCCTCGAACCGGCTCGAGCCGATCGACCGGGCCAACGCCGAGACCTGGCTCAGCCGCATCGTCACGGCCGCGCAGACGCACACCACCCTCGGCCTCGGGTACGCCGACCCGGACGCGAACTCGCTGGCCCGCCGTCGCCCGACGCTCCTCAAGCTGGCCGACAAGCTCGCCGCCCAGACGTTCACCGCGCTCGACATCCCGGCCGTCCCGGCCCTCGCCCCGCCGGGCGGCTGGTTCGACGACGACCTGCTCGCGGCCGTCCCGAAGGAGTCGATGATCCTCGTCGAGGACCACGCGGCGCCGCGCACCCGGACCCGGTGGCGCACCACCGAGCAGCAGGACCTGGTCTTCAGCGACAGCCAGGTGGCCGACGGCGGACCGGGGCCGACCTCGCCGACGGACGCCCTCGCCTACCGGCAGCGGATCCTGGCTGACGCCGCACTGCGCCTCCCGGAGCGGTCCACCTCGCCGCTCGTGGTCCAGCTGCCGAACGACTGGGACCCGGGCACCGGCTGGGAGCTGGCCGACTTCTTCAACTCCTTCGACCAGCCGTGGCTGAACCTGGTGCCGCTCGCGCCGACCACCGACTCGACCACGCCGACCTTCACCGCCACCCTCGGCTACCCGCGATCGGTACGCCGCGCCGAGGTCCCGCTGGACAACATCACGGTCGCGCGCACGCTGACCCAGACCACGACCGTCCTCTCCAGCCTGCTGCAGTCGGAGAACACGATCGCCCACGACCTCGCCGGCGCTGCCCTCAGCGCGGTCTCGAACCACGCACGCAAGGAGGAGCTGCTCGCCCGCCAGCAGGTGCTCGCCACCAACACGCGGATGCGCAACCGGCTCGCGAAGGTCGAGGTGATCGGGACCGAGTTCGTCACCCTGTCGGGCGGGTCGGGAACGCTGGCCGTGACCCTGGTCAACGGGCTCGACCAGCCGATCGAGGTCGGCGTCGAACCCCAGACCTCGGACCCGGACGTCAGGATCGACTCGACCAAGCCGGTCCGGATGGCCCCCGGTGAGCGGACCGTGCTCCGCCTGGACGCGAAGTCCTCCAACATCGGCGTCACCGAGGTGGTGCTCAGTCCGGTCACCGAGGACGGCACCGAGCTCGGTACCCCGCTCAGCTTCCGGCTGCGCACCAGCCAGGTGGGCATGTTGATCTGGGGAGTCCTCGGCGCCGGGGGTCTGCTGCTCGTCGTGATGATCGCCCGCCGGATCCGCAAGGGTCTGCGCGAGCACCGCTGGCGGCGTGCATGA
- a CDS encoding CCA tRNA nucleotidyltransferase, whose amino-acid sequence MTQVQDRAVAELLRIAPVIEELGARFTAAGEEIALVGGPVRDAMLGRLQNDLDFTTSARPEVTERLVRGWADAVWDIGRDFGTIGCRYGDWQLEITTYRSEAYDASSRKPEVSYGDSLAGDLVRRDFTVNAMALRLPGRELEDPYGGIVDLAHRVLRTPGRPEDSFSDDPLRMMRAARFASQLGFTVAPEVRAAMTDMAERITIISAERVRDELVKLICSPTPRTGLLLLVETGLAQHVLPELPALMLERDEHHRHKDVYEHTLTVLEQSIDLEHRLPGEGPDFISRFAALMHDVGKPRTRKLVGDGTVTFHHHDVVGAKITRKRMQALKFSNDEINDVSTLVELHLRFHGYGDGQWTDSAVRRYVRDAGPLLDRLHVLTRADCTTRNQRKAERLSRTYDELEERIARLSEEEELASIRPDLDGNQIMEILGIPAGRQVGEAYKFLLELRLDNGPMSYDDAKAALLEWAAAT is encoded by the coding sequence ATGACGCAGGTCCAGGACCGTGCCGTCGCCGAGCTCCTCCGGATCGCACCGGTGATCGAGGAGCTCGGGGCCCGGTTCACGGCCGCCGGCGAGGAGATCGCCCTGGTCGGTGGGCCGGTCCGCGACGCGATGCTCGGCCGGCTCCAGAACGACCTGGACTTCACCACCTCGGCCCGCCCCGAGGTCACCGAGCGCCTGGTCCGCGGGTGGGCCGACGCCGTGTGGGACATCGGCCGCGACTTCGGCACGATCGGTTGCCGGTACGGCGACTGGCAGCTGGAGATCACCACCTACCGCTCCGAGGCCTACGACGCCTCGAGCCGCAAGCCGGAGGTGTCCTACGGCGACTCCCTGGCCGGGGACCTGGTGCGTCGCGACTTCACCGTGAACGCGATGGCGCTCCGCCTGCCCGGCCGCGAGCTCGAGGACCCGTACGGCGGCATCGTCGACCTCGCGCACCGGGTGCTGCGGACACCGGGTCGCCCTGAGGACTCCTTCAGCGACGACCCGTTGCGGATGATGCGTGCGGCCCGGTTCGCCTCCCAGCTCGGTTTCACGGTCGCGCCCGAGGTCAGGGCTGCGATGACGGACATGGCCGAGCGGATCACGATCATCTCCGCCGAGCGGGTGCGCGACGAGCTGGTGAAGCTGATCTGCTCGCCGACCCCGCGCACCGGTCTGCTTCTCCTGGTGGAGACCGGACTGGCGCAGCACGTGCTGCCCGAGCTGCCGGCGCTGATGCTCGAGCGCGACGAGCACCACCGGCACAAGGACGTCTACGAGCACACGCTCACGGTGCTCGAGCAGTCGATCGACCTGGAACACCGACTGCCCGGCGAAGGTCCGGACTTCATCTCACGCTTCGCCGCGCTGATGCACGACGTCGGCAAGCCACGGACCCGCAAGCTCGTCGGCGACGGCACCGTCACGTTCCACCACCACGACGTGGTCGGCGCGAAGATCACCCGGAAGCGGATGCAGGCGCTGAAGTTCTCGAACGACGAGATCAACGACGTCAGCACGCTGGTCGAGCTGCACCTGCGGTTCCACGGGTACGGCGACGGTCAGTGGACCGACTCCGCCGTACGCCGCTACGTCCGGGACGCCGGTCCGCTGCTGGACCGGCTGCACGTGCTGACCCGCGCCGACTGCACCACGCGCAACCAGCGCAAGGCCGAGCGGCTCAGCCGGACCTACGACGAGCTGGAGGAGCGGATCGCGCGGCTCTCGGAGGAGGAGGAGCTCGCCTCGATCCGACCCGACCTCGACGGCAACCAGATCATGGAGATCCTGGGCATCCCCGCCGGGCGCCAGGTCGGCGAGGCGTACAAGTTCCTGCTCGAGCTGCGGCTCGACAACGGACCGATGAGCTACGACGACGCCAAGGCCGCTCTGCTGGAGTGGGCCGCCGCCACCTAG